A window from Methanobrevibacter sp. V74 encodes these proteins:
- a CDS encoding DUF2119 domain-containing protein gives MSYFRYIDNGRGPTKLFIGGIHGNEGLTSRRFLKRINEDDLSDGQFYFYNFDKTPYISTIKKEYYESELGLKILGLINYFRPDFYTELHCYDLKNHDKLTSMERYEKTGIPPLIKLGNHVLVSSISPLIRMTYFSTDAVCKTLEFPCFEKLTPELIEKHNFNMELAIETYEDLLKLILKSPSRNYFEREMMKHHQRQVELAMKYAKKVFGENFPPY, from the coding sequence ATGTCTTATTTTAGATATATTGACAATGGTAGGGGACCAACCAAATTATTCATTGGTGGAATTCATGGAAATGAAGGTTTAACATCTCGCAGGTTCTTAAAACGCATTAATGAAGATGACCTATCGGATGGGCAGTTTTATTTTTACAATTTTGACAAAACTCCATATATTTCCACTATTAAAAAAGAATATTATGAGTCTGAATTAGGTTTGAAAATCTTAGGTTTAATAAATTATTTCCGCCCTGATTTTTACACAGAACTGCACTGTTATGATCTTAAAAATCATGATAAACTAACCTCAATGGAGAGGTATGAAAAAACCGGAATTCCTCCATTGATTAAACTTGGAAACCATGTGCTTGTATCCTCAATATCTCCTTTAATTCGTATGACTTATTTTTCAACTGATGCTGTATGTAAAACATTGGAATTTCCATGCTTTGAGAAATTAACTCCGGAATTAATTGAAAAACACAATTTTAATATGGAATTAGCTATTGAAACTTATGAGGATTTGCTTAAATTAATTTTAAAATCACCTTCACGGAATTATTTTGAAAGGGAAATGATGAAACATCACCAGAGGCAAGTTGAACTGGCTATGAAATATGCAAAAAAAGTTTTTGGAGAGAATTTTCCTCCATATTGA
- a CDS encoding potassium channel family protein, whose amino-acid sequence MELFGITLNTRMVIWFGLHGLIIVDIILITIAMIFTLPSNIARGIQSFDFVVCILLLSEWTINFYLSKPKKVFLKQKDNIISLIASIPFDVILPAVIPGVNLLRYLRLLKLLRIMVLFNKLFNGISNFIKKTNMDKIIGGIVFTILLFTILIYVFGNNYNLFDSFYFVVVTLTTVGYGDITPNTFNEKLITIILIFIGILVFSTITGAISSFLTDRILDDEEEDISNNFKIIFDELDKTHGENQMLKENIHDLKKDMDILKEMLKEK is encoded by the coding sequence ATGGAATTATTTGGAATAACTTTAAATACAAGAATGGTGATTTGGTTTGGTTTACATGGATTAATAATAGTAGATATTATTTTAATCACAATAGCTATGATTTTCACATTACCATCAAATATTGCCAGGGGTATTCAATCATTCGATTTTGTCGTGTGTATTCTTTTATTAAGTGAATGGACAATTAATTTCTATTTATCCAAACCTAAAAAAGTTTTTTTAAAGCAAAAGGACAATATAATTTCGTTAATTGCATCTATTCCATTTGATGTGATTTTACCTGCTGTTATTCCAGGAGTGAATCTTTTAAGGTATCTTAGATTACTTAAATTATTAAGAATAATGGTTTTATTCAATAAATTATTTAATGGAATTTCAAATTTCATTAAAAAAACTAATATGGATAAAATAATTGGTGGAATTGTTTTCACAATACTACTTTTCACAATACTAATATATGTTTTTGGTAATAATTATAACTTATTTGATAGTTTTTATTTTGTTGTAGTAACATTAACTACTGTTGGATATGGAGATATAACTCCCAATACTTTCAATGAAAAATTAATTACAATTATTTTAATTTTTATCGGGATTTTAGTGTTTTCTACAATTACTGGTGCGATATCTTCCTTTTTAACTGATAGAATACTTGATGATGAAGAGGAGGATATAAGTAATAATTTCAAGATAATCTTTGATGAATTAGATAAAACACATGGAGAAAATCAAATGCTGAAAGAAAATATTCATGATTTAAAAAAGGATATGGATATTTTAAAAGAGATGTTAAAAGAAAAATAA
- a CDS encoding adenosylhomocysteinase has product MSKVKDISLAPEGVRKIEWVQKHMPVLEHIKQEFLETQPFKGITIGSCLHLEPKTINLGLTLMAGGAEVAMTGCNPLSTHDDAVAGAADLGLNVYGWREQDDEEYYQTINMVLDHKPDIIIDDGADMIMVLHNERTELLSHIRGACEETTTGVHRLQAMHADGALKFPVIAVNDAYTKYLFDNRYGTGQSSFDAIMGTTNMVIAGKTIVVCGYGWCGRGLALRAAGLGADVIVTEVDPIRALEARMDGYRVMTIREAVKQADLIITVTGNADIICGDDFKYMKDGCMLANSGHFNVEINRGDLEVISTEVKEVRESIEEFTIKDGRKIYLLADGRLVNLSAARGQGHPAEIMDMSFAVQALSAKHILDNDLSVGVTKAPDEIDYNVATMKLEAMGIEIDSLTDKQKDYMNNWQEGT; this is encoded by the coding sequence ATGAGTAAAGTAAAAGATATCTCACTTGCACCTGAAGGTGTAAGAAAAATTGAATGGGTTCAAAAACATATGCCTGTTTTAGAACACATTAAACAAGAATTTTTAGAAACTCAACCATTCAAAGGAATAACAATTGGCTCATGTTTGCACTTGGAACCTAAAACCATTAACCTAGGATTAACTTTAATGGCTGGCGGTGCCGAAGTGGCAATGACTGGTTGCAACCCATTATCTACTCATGATGATGCAGTAGCTGGAGCTGCTGACTTAGGCCTGAACGTTTATGGTTGGAGGGAACAAGACGATGAAGAATACTACCAAACCATTAACATGGTACTTGATCACAAACCGGACATAATCATTGATGACGGTGCAGACATGATTATGGTACTTCACAATGAAAGAACTGAACTCTTAAGTCATATTAGGGGGGCATGTGAAGAAACCACCACTGGGGTCCACAGACTTCAGGCAATGCATGCTGATGGCGCATTAAAATTCCCAGTTATTGCTGTAAATGATGCCTATACCAAATACTTATTTGATAATCGTTACGGTACAGGACAATCCAGTTTTGACGCGATTATGGGAACTACCAATATGGTAATTGCAGGCAAGACAATTGTCGTATGCGGATACGGTTGGTGTGGAAGAGGCCTTGCTTTAAGAGCGGCAGGTCTTGGTGCCGATGTAATCGTAACTGAAGTTGATCCAATCCGTGCACTTGAAGCTAGAATGGACGGATATCGTGTAATGACCATTCGTGAAGCTGTAAAACAAGCTGATTTAATCATTACCGTAACAGGCAATGCCGATATTATCTGTGGTGATGACTTTAAATACATGAAAGATGGTTGCATGCTTGCAAACTCAGGTCACTTCAATGTTGAAATCAATAGGGGAGATTTAGAGGTAATCTCAACTGAAGTAAAAGAAGTACGTGAAAGTATTGAAGAGTTCACCATTAAGGATGGACGTAAAATTTACTTATTGGCCGATGGAAGACTTGTTAATTTATCAGCTGCACGTGGACAAGGTCATCCTGCTGAGATTATGGATATGAGTTTTGCCGTACAGGCACTGTCCGCTAAACACATTTTAGACAATGACTTGTCTGTTGGAGTTACTAAAGCACCTGATGAAATCGATTATAATGTAGCTACTATGAAATTAGAGGCTATGGGCATTGAAATAGATTCTTTAACAGATAAGCAAAAAGATTACATGAATAATTGGCAGGAAGGAACATAG
- a CDS encoding zinc-ribbon domain-containing protein has protein sequence MPLSQSKLNVDKNEIKRGEKILKDIMGGKLVKNRKFARKLALNGFTVKNINKTWNKINEQIKTELKNGELNLDDIEKRIDEIILEISGNSHIITTEEEYVELYEKKANGKTRRINKNVRSQQDRIKQEILSKRKISIQLPYQSNGVNSTIIGGAVFGTAGLGLGAFDEGNIKWKRTELILMDNGLNVKSNGAVALYEDIKSVVLGKRGFIHTIMTIITHDKNNLIFKVASEDSTVLKEIIEDNLTSNICSSNDDILFKYAELYEKGLLTKEEFDLKKQELFNKDSKSVEEETPRFCGNCGEVLNMDDKFCTNCGANLDHH, from the coding sequence TTGCCATTATCACAATCAAAATTAAATGTCGATAAAAATGAAATAAAAAGAGGAGAAAAAATATTAAAAGATATTATGGGCGGAAAACTAGTTAAAAATCGTAAATTCGCTAGAAAACTGGCTTTAAACGGTTTTACAGTTAAAAATATTAATAAAACATGGAATAAAATCAACGAACAAATTAAAACAGAATTAAAAAATGGGGAATTAAACCTAGATGATATTGAAAAAAGAATTGATGAAATAATTTTAGAAATTTCTGGTAATTCTCATATAATCACAACAGAAGAAGAGTATGTAGAATTGTATGAAAAAAAAGCAAATGGAAAAACAAGAAGAATAAACAAAAATGTTAGAAGTCAACAAGACAGGATAAAACAAGAAATTCTTAGTAAAAGAAAAATTAGTATTCAGTTACCTTATCAGTCTAATGGTGTTAATTCTACTATAATTGGTGGTGCAGTATTTGGAACTGCAGGTTTAGGATTAGGTGCATTTGATGAAGGAAATATAAAATGGAAAAGAACAGAGTTAATATTAATGGATAATGGATTAAATGTTAAATCTAATGGTGCTGTTGCATTATATGAAGATATTAAAAGTGTTGTATTAGGTAAAAGAGGTTTTATTCACACTATCATGACAATCATTACTCATGATAAGAATAATTTAATATTTAAAGTCGCTAGTGAGGATTCTACTGTTTTAAAAGAAATTATTGAAGATAATCTTACTTCAAATATATGTTCAAGCAATGATGATATTTTGTTTAAATATGCTGAATTGTATGAAAAAGGTTTATTAACTAAAGAAGAATTTGATTTGAAAAAACAAGAATTATTTAATAAAGATTCTAAAAGTGTAGAGGAGGAAACTCCTCGATTCTGTGGTAATTGTGGGGAAGTTTTGAATATGGATGATAAGTTTTGCACAAATTGTGGAGCTAATTTAGATCACCATTAA